The sequence AGATTACTTTTCGTCAACATGTCTTGATTCATTGATTGTTGTCGAGAAGGTTCTTGTCCGCAAGCCTGAAGAAAAGTAATGAGAATTAGTCCTATGTGTAATGTTGTATTCATTTTAAATGCGCCATAACCGCATTAAATAAAGCAACAACGTAAAATTAACTAAAAATGTTTAAAATGATACGCCTTAGGTTGCACAAAAGCCCTGATGCCCATATAAGAAAGCGTTGTCCCTATGCCCGAATGTTTCCTGCCGGACCAGGGCAGGTTAGCGCTTACCCTGTCACAGCAGTTCCAGTAAACTGTGCCCGTATTGATCTTTTGCAGAATTTTTTCGGCTCTTTGCCGGCTGTCTGAATACACAGCAGCGGTCAATCCAAATTCCGTATCTTGCATCAGGGCGACCGCTTCTTCATCATCCTTGACTTTGCAGATGCCAATAACAGGTCCAAATGATTCATCTTTCATCACACTCATTTTGTGATTGACATTTACAAGAATTGTAGGTTGGAAGTAATAGCCCTTTCTTTCCATTTTTTTACCACCTGTAAGCAGATTAGCTCCTTTTTGTAAAGCATCATCTACCTGGCGCTGTAAAAATTTTAACTGTTCTTGCCGGGTAACCGGGCCTATAAAAACATCTATTTCATCAGGATTTCCTGCTTTAAGCTGTTTTACTTCCTTTACAAATTCACGGGTGAAATCATCGTAAACATCCTGATGCACGTAAATTCGTTCTACAGCACAGCAGCTCTGCCCATTGTTGCAAAATGTACCTTCTGTGGCTGCTTTGGCTACAGCTACCATGTTCTTATTATCATCCGTAACATAGAGCGGGTCTTTTCCTCCCAATTCAAGCTGGCAAGGTACCATTCTATGAGCAACGGTTTCGTAAATATGCAACCCTGTTTTATAAGAGCCGGTAAAGAAATACCCATCAAGCGGTAATTTGAGCAATGCTTCTCCTGCATCTTTCCCCCCGGTTATTGTTTGAAATACGTTTTGTGGTACCCCCGCTTTATGCAATAGTTCCTCTATTTTAAGCCCTGTTAGTGTTGTATATTCCGATGGCTTGTACAATACCCCGTTGCCTGCAATTAGTGCCGGGATAAACACATTTACCCCCACGAGGTAAGGATAATTCCAGGCAGAGATATTTGCAATGATACCCAATGGCTCCCAGGCAATCTTTTCTTCTATACCGCTTTCATTTACGATCTGTTCTTCACGAAGCCATTTTTCTGAATTTTCAAGAAAGAACTTTATACGTGCCCTTGCCCCTTTTATTTCATTTTGCGATTGGTCCAGGGGCTTGCCCATTTCATCGGTTAAGACCATTGCTAATTGTTCCAGTTCATTTTTTAGCAGATCGTAAAATTTCCTTATAATTGAAATTCGTTCGATAATCGGAACTTGCCATAATTGCTGCCCTTCACGAACTACTTCGTATTTTTCTTTGATTATTTGCCCATTATCCTCTTCAATGGCAGCTATTATTTCTTCGGTAGCGGGATTGATTATTTTCACTTTCTACTTTTTACTTTTTACTTTTTACTTTTTCTTAATCTGTGCCTGCCCCGATTTCTCGGTGGTGATCTGTGTTAAAAAATGATCATATACAAAATTAGCATCAATAAGCTGTTCATTAGAATTATAAAAAAACTCCGGGTGCCATTGCATACCCATCACTTTACCTTTTTCAGCGCCTTTCCATAAGAAAGCTTCTATCAATCCATCTTCAGGACAGTGAGCTAAAACTTCCAGCTCTTTACCAATCTCTTTAACGCCTTGGTGGTGAACGGAATTTACCCGCTTAGTTTTAGTACTCATTTGATATAACCTATCTAACAATTTCCCCTCTATAAATTCAATACCATGATTTAACTGATCGTAAATCTCTGCATCCCTATGCTTGATAGAATCGGCTCGCTGGGTACCAATATCCTGGTACAAGGTACCGCCAAAGTAAACATTCATCAATTGAAACCCTCTGCAGATGCCCAGAACAGGCTTGTCATTTTTAATGGCAAAATCCATTATTTTAAGTTCATACGCATCTCTTTGAGGATCACCTTGCCATTTACCATCCAGGATGGGTGTATCTTTGTATGTATGTGGAGCAATGTCAGAGCCGCCCTGGAAGACAAAACCATCCATCTCTGAAAGGAATCTTTCAAGCTCTTTTTCCTTCAGATCAGGGATGAGTATGGGTATGATATTTTCCCGGGAAAGGTATTGAGCCATGTCTTTTTCCAGATAGCACAGAGTTTTATGGCCAAATACCTTTCTTTTGATATCGGGATACATGAAACATGAAGATATACCTATTTTGAGCATTGGTAGTACTTAGTTGCAAAAGTAATAGTTATTATGACAATATTGTTTAATTCAACAAAGCATAATAACCCTTATTTATGCAACTAAGTAGTAGTTACTGCCCTCGTCAGGCCACTAAGCGTAGGGATTTGGGCTGGAAAGTGGTCAGACGAATAGGCTGGAAATTCTTTCTAAGTAGCTTTATTTAACAACAAAAATACTGATAAAATATTTGTATTATACAGGAAAAAGTATTATCTTTATAATAAAATTGGTTTTATTATAAAGTGTTGTATATTTGCAGGTTCAAAGTTAAATGTAAACCAGGGATTTTGTTTTTTTTATTGCATAATCCCCTAAAAAAATAATTATTATGGAAAAGTTAAAAACCATAATCGCAGCAATATCAGCAATAGGAATATTTTTCTTTTTTGCTGCTATGCAAGTTTCAAAAGCACAAATCACCTGGGATTCAACAGACATTGCATTGCCGGGAACCATGATCTTCCAGGCAACTGACACTGTTCCAAGCATTGTTCCCGGAGGTGCAGGGCCTTCTCAGATCTGGAATTTCTCTGCCATTAACAACCAGATCTCTGACACGCTTTTCTTTAGTGACCCGGCTTTGGTTGCCAATGGAGACGCATTTCCGAATTCAAATTTAGTATTCGTGCAACCAAATAACGACCCTTTTTTCCTTAAGATAACTTCAGCAAAGCTTACTGCTTTGGGGTTAGCAGGAGATCTTTTTGGTACGGGAGATACTATTATTATTTCTTTTGATCCTGAGATGGTAATATTTGAATTTCCTGAAAATTATCAGGATACGCTTATGGATACATCTAAATTTATTCTTGAAATGCCAAATGTGGGAGGCCTGCCACCTAATTTTGATAGCATAAGAATTATAAATACCTCTTATACAAATTCTAATATAGATGCATGGGGCACTGTGTACACTCCTTTAGATACCTTTGATTGTTTGAGGCAATATTCTGAGGAGATCAGCATTGATAGCGCTTTTGGCCATGATACCTTGAGTGGAAACTGGGTTTTCTTTTCCCCCCCACAAATTGATACTACTGTAACTTATAGCTGGCTCGCAAAAGATGTTGGTTTTCCAGTAGTGGATATTGAACTTGACAGTGCAGGCAATGTTATGGAAGCAAAATACTTGTATGCACTACCTGCTTCAATTCCAATTTCTGCCACCATTACTTCTTCCACCAATCCGGTCTGCAATGGCGACTGTAACGGACAGGCTACAGTAACTGCAATAGGTGGTGCACCGCCTTATACATATTCATGGGATGACACCACTACTCAAACTACTAAAACAGCTACCGGGCTTTGTGCCGGAACTTATATTGTGATGGTTACAGATACATTGCTTGCAACTTCAAGCGACACGATTGTTATAAGTGATCCTCCGGCAGTTGTGGCTAATATCACAGCAGGCGGGCCTGCTACTTTCTGTGCAGGTGACAGTGTGGAATTAGCATCAGATACTGCAGGTATTACCAGCTATGACTGGTTGTTAAATAGTGTATCCACTGCTGATACAGGCTGGACCTATAATGCACTTATGGGTGGAGATTATCAGGTGGTGGTTTGGAATGCCTTTGGTTGTTATGATACATCAGCAGCAACCACCGTAACGGTCAACCCGTTACCTGTTATTACAGTAACGCCTAATCCTGGTGTCGTATGCGGCACTGGAGATTCGGTAATGATAATAGCAAGCGGTGCTGCATCCTACGCATGGTCACCGCCAACAGACTTAAGCGCTACTACCGGTGATACTGCATATGCTAACCCGACAACAAATACAACTTATACAGTAATAGGTACTGACGCTAACAGTTGCGTTGACTCTACAACAGTTTTAGTTCAATTAAGCACCGCAGGAGCTGTTGCATCGTTTACATCAGATGTAATAAGCGGATGTGGCAGCGTTACTGTTACATTTGATGGAAGTCTATCTACAGATGCCATCGGGTATAGCTGGTCATTCCCGGGTGGAACGCCCAACACTTCAAACCTTCAGAATCCGGTTGTTACTTATGATACTGTAGGTGTTTGGAATGTAACTTTAACGGCATTTGGATGCAGTGGTTTAGATAGTACCATCATCATGTCAGGTTATATAACTGTTGATTCGTTACCAACTGTTACTTTTACTGCGTTAGCAAATGTGTGTGATACAATCACTGCGCTTGCATTAACA is a genomic window of Cytophagales bacterium containing:
- a CDS encoding aldehyde dehydrogenase family protein, whose amino-acid sequence is MKIINPATEEIIAAIEEDNGQIIKEKYEVVREGQQLWQVPIIERISIIRKFYDLLKNELEQLAMVLTDEMGKPLDQSQNEIKGARARIKFFLENSEKWLREEQIVNESGIEEKIAWEPLGIIANISAWNYPYLVGVNVFIPALIAGNGVLYKPSEYTTLTGLKIEELLHKAGVPQNVFQTITGGKDAGEALLKLPLDGYFFTGSYKTGLHIYETVAHRMVPCQLELGGKDPLYVTDDNKNMVAVAKAATEGTFCNNGQSCCAVERIYVHQDVYDDFTREFVKEVKQLKAGNPDEIDVFIGPVTRQEQLKFLQRQVDDALQKGANLLTGGKKMERKGYYFQPTILVNVNHKMSVMKDESFGPVIGICKVKDDEEAVALMQDTEFGLTAAVYSDSRQRAEKILQKINTGTVYWNCCDRVSANLPWSGRKHSGIGTTLSYMGIRAFVQPKAYHFKHF
- a CDS encoding gamma-glutamyl-gamma-aminobutyrate hydrolase family protein, whose protein sequence is MLKIGISSCFMYPDIKRKVFGHKTLCYLEKDMAQYLSRENIIPILIPDLKEKELERFLSEMDGFVFQGGSDIAPHTYKDTPILDGKWQGDPQRDAYELKIMDFAIKNDKPVLGICRGFQLMNVYFGGTLYQDIGTQRADSIKHRDAEIYDQLNHGIEFIEGKLLDRLYQMSTKTKRVNSVHHQGVKEIGKELEVLAHCPEDGLIEAFLWKGAEKGKVMGMQWHPEFFYNSNEQLIDANFVYDHFLTQITTEKSGQAQIKKK
- a CDS encoding T9SS type A sorting domain-containing protein; amino-acid sequence: MEKLKTIIAAISAIGIFFFFAAMQVSKAQITWDSTDIALPGTMIFQATDTVPSIVPGGAGPSQIWNFSAINNQISDTLFFSDPALVANGDAFPNSNLVFVQPNNDPFFLKITSAKLTALGLAGDLFGTGDTIIISFDPEMVIFEFPENYQDTLMDTSKFILEMPNVGGLPPNFDSIRIINTSYTNSNIDAWGTVYTPLDTFDCLRQYSEEISIDSAFGHDTLSGNWVFFSPPQIDTTVTYSWLAKDVGFPVVDIELDSAGNVMEAKYLYALPASIPISATITSSTNPVCNGDCNGQATVTAIGGAPPYTYSWDDTTTQTTKTATGLCAGTYIVMVTDTLLATSSDTIVISDPPAVVANITAGGPATFCAGDSVELASDTAGITSYDWLLNSVSTADTGWTYNALMGGDYQVVVWNAFGCYDTSAATTVTVNPLPVITVTPNPGVVCGTGDSVMIIASGAASYAWSPPTDLSATTGDTAYANPTTNTTYTVIGTDANSCVDSTTVLVQLSTAGAVASFTSDVISGCGSVTVTFDGSLSTDAIGYSWSFPGGTPNTSNLQNPVVTYDTVGVWNVTLTAFGCSGLDSTIIMSGYITVDSLPTVTFTALANVCDTITALALTGGSPAGGTYSGPNVNGGNFNAQAAGFGTYTITYTYTDGITGCTDSATQPIAVDSCPLVGVMELFDAANSIRLYPNPTAGVINIDVEADMKVASIKVYNIIGSLVVEVTNNSGLNNDHYSIDLSTQPKGTYLVKIQTAEEVIVRKLNLNF